A region from the Lolium perenne isolate Kyuss_39 chromosome 4, Kyuss_2.0, whole genome shotgun sequence genome encodes:
- the LOC127293105 gene encoding SCARECROW-LIKE protein 7, with the protein MAYMCADSGNLMAIAQQVIQQQQQQHQHQQQQRHHHLLPPPMPSAQPPPPHAQIPGSLPYAAASAAWPHAEHFFSDVFGASAADAVFSDLAASADFDSDGWMESLIGEAPVFQDSDLDRLIFTTPPPPVPPPADAIAAAAAAQAENARASLQPVATATQAACSSPSASDDSCSAPILQSLLACSRPAAANSGLAAAELAKVRAVATESGDPAERVAFYFSDALARRLALGGGGPASPATSSDPRLASDELTLCYKTLNDACPYSKFAHLTANQAILEATGAATKIHIVDFGVVQGIQWAALLQALATRPEGKPSRVRISGVPSPYLGPHPAASLAATSVRLRDFAQLLGVDFEFVPLLRAPAHELDGSDFSVEPGEVVAVNFMLQLYHLLGDSDEPVRRVLRLAKSLSPAVVTLGEYEVSLNRAGFVDRFANALSYYRSVFESLDVAMARDSEERVTMERCMFGERIRRAVGPGEGAERTGRMAGSGEWQALMEWCGFEPVRLSNYAMSQADLLLWNYDSKYKYSLVELQPAFLSLAWEKRPLLTVSAWR; encoded by the coding sequence ATGGCGTACATGTGCGCCGACAGCGGCAACCTCATGGCCATCGCGCAGCAGGTgatccagcagcagcagcagcaacaccagcaccagcagcagcagcgccaccaccacctcctgccGCCGCCCATGCCGTCCGCCCAGCCGCCGCCCCCGCACGCCCAGATCCCGGGCTCGCTGCCctacgccgccgcctccgccgcctggCCCCACGCCGAGCACTTCTTCTCCGACGTCTTCGGCGcctccgccgccgacgccgtctTCTCCGACCTCGCCGCCTCCGCGGACTTCGACTCCGATGGCTGGATGGAGAGCCTCATAGGGGAGGCCCCCGTGTTCCAGGACTCGGACCTGGACCGCCTCATCTTCACCACCCCGCCGCCGCCCGTCCCGCCCCCGGCcgacgccatcgccgccgccgccgccgcgcaggCCGAGAATGCGCGGGCCTCTCTCCAGCCGGTCGCCACCGCCACGCAGGCAGCGTGCTCTTCTCCGAGCGCCTCGGACGACTCCTGCTCGGCTCCCATCCTCCAGTCCCTCCTCGCCTGCTCCCGCCCCGCGGCGGCCAACTCCGGCCTCGCCGCCGCGGAGCTCGCCAAGGTCCGCGCAGTCGCCACGGAATCCGGGGACCCCGCGGAGCGCGTGGCCTTCTACTTCTCCGACGCCCTCGCCCGCCGCCTCGCccttggcggcggcggcccggcgtCCCCCGCAACGTCATCCGACCCGCGGCTCGCCTCCGACGAGCTCACGCTCTGCTACAAGACGCTCAACGACGCGTGCCCCTACTCCAAGTTCGCGCACCTCACGGCGAACCAGGCCATCCTGGAGGCCACGGGCGCGGCGACCAAGATCCACATCGTTGACTTCGGCGTCGTGCAGGGCATCCAGTGGGCGGCGCTGCTGCAGGCGCTGGCCACGCGGCCCGAGGGGAAGCCCTCCCGCGTGCGCATCTCCGGCGTCCCCTCGCCGTACCTGGGCCCGCACCCGGCGGCGTCGCTCGCCGCCACCAGCGTGCGCCTCCGCGACTTCGCGCAGCTCCTCGGGGTGGACTTCGAGTTCGTGCCGCTGCTCCGGGCGCCGGCGCACGAGCTCGACGGGTCCGACTTCTCCGTCGAGCCCGGCGAGGTCGTGGCCGTCAACTTCATGCTCCAGCTCTACCACCTCCTCGGCGACTCCGACGAGCCGGTGCGGCGCGTCCTGCGCCTCGCCAAGTCGCTCAGCCCCGCGGTGGTCACCCTCGGGGAGTACGAGGTGAGCCTGAACCGAGCTGGGTTCGTCGACCGATTcgccaatgcgctgagctactacCGGTCGGTGTTCGAGtcgctggatgtggccatggcgCGGGACTCCGAGGAGAGGGTGACCATGGAGCGGTGCATGTTCGGCGAGCGCATCCGGCGGGCGGTCGGACCAGGGGAGGGCGCGGAGAGGACGGGCAGGATGGCCGGCAGCGGCGAGTGGCAGGCGCTGATGGAGTGGTGCGGCTTCGAGCCGGTCCGCCTCAGCAACTACGCCATGAGCCAGGCCGATCTCTTGCTCTGGAACTACGATTCCAAGTACAAGTactcgctcgtggagctgcagccgGCGTTCTTGTCGCTGGCATGGGAGAAACGGCCTCTGCTCACCGTGTCTGCCTGGCGGTGA